From a region of the Helianthus annuus cultivar XRQ/B chromosome 5, HanXRQr2.0-SUNRISE, whole genome shotgun sequence genome:
- the LOC118492059 gene encoding uncharacterized protein LOC118492059, whose amino-acid sequence MARRTVYDQATTGFAGGNSPITLPDIPNDRSWRIPSYIMTAITNSCQFHGRDDEDAPAHINRITRLCSTFSIEGVNLDARFLQIFPFSLAGRASVWFDSQPAGTFTTWAGLRDAFLAKYFPPAKVSRLRDQIHSFRMEPDEPYHLAWERFQTLLSRCSQHGLSDWALVEKFYNGLTPEIRARFDTSAGGQLMGKKTVAECNDLFQSFAHSDMDYSTTSRTSIPVRTSSTGRGVNQVSLDPSVAAAMIERVREELRQEMRRELSEIKKIVDRCEVCRGGHDTLDCPTLTLEQVEFIAGQSRGQFSNNNNLFNSSWQGSGSSSGCRPSGDPPGFPSSQYQSRGTDLYQSGQYSGLSRQFASGGPTQESQGSGNAPEVSTNRLEEMFAQMMTQTQAFMKNQEQTNRNHELQLKNQESTLLDLQRLVGDIARQLRESPSSQFSGTLTRLTIL is encoded by the coding sequence ATGGCCCGTAGGACAGTCTACGATCAGGCGACCACTGGCTTTGCCGGTGGGAATTCCCCCATCACCCTTCCAGACATCCCGAACGATCGGTCTTGGCGGATTCCTTCCTACATCATGACGGCTATCACCAATTCATGCCAGTTTCATGGACGTGACGACGAGGATGCACCCGCTCACATCAACCGCATCACTCGTCTTTGCAGCACCTTCTCCATTGAGGGGGTGAACCTCGATGCTCGATTTCTTCAGATCTTTCCATTCTCACTCGCTGGACGCGCATCCGTCTGGTTCGATTCTCAGCCCGCAGGCACTTTCACTACTTGGGCAGGTCTCCGTGATGCTTTCTTAGCCAAGTACTTTCCACCAGCCAAGGTATCTCGCCTTCGTGATCAGATCCACTCCTTCCGCATGGAGCCTGATGAGCCGTACCACTTGGCGTGGGAGCGTTTTCAGACGCTTCTTTCCCGTTGTTCACAGCATGGTTTGTCTGATTGGGCGTTAGTTGAAAAATTCTACAATGGTCTTACTCCTGAGATTAGAGCTCGTTTCGATACTTCAGCAGGGGGGCAACTTATGGGCAAGAAGACAGTAGCTGAGTGTAACGATTTGTTTCAAAGTTTTGCCCATTCTGACATGGATTACAGCACTACCAGCAGGACTTCCATTCCTGTTCGTACCTCCTCGACCGGTCGAGGGGTAAACCAAGTTAGCTTGGATCCATCGGTAGCTGCTGCTATGATCGAGAGAGTCAGAGAGGAGTTGAGGCAAGAGATGAGGCGAGAGCTGAGTGAGATTAAGAAGATAGTTGATAGGTGTGAGGTCTGTAGGGGAGGTCACGACACGCTCGATTGTCCCACTCTTACTCTAGAGCAGGTTGAGTTCATAGCTGGTCAGTCTAGGGGTCAatttagtaataataataatctttttAACTCCAGCTGGCAGGGTAGTGGTAGTAGTAGTGGATGTCGCCCTTCTGGCGATCCCCCTGGTTTTCCATCGAGTCAGTATCAAAGTAGGGGGACTGATTTATATCAGAGTGGTCAGTATAGTGGTTTGAGTAGGCAGTTTGCTAGTGGGGGACCGACTCAGGAGAGTCAAGGCAGTGGAAATGCTCCTGAGGTTAGTACGAACAGGTTGGAGGAGATGTTCGCCCAGATGATGACGCAGACTCAGGCGTTCATGAAAAATCAGGAGCAGACGAATAGAAACCACGAACTTCAGCTTAAAAATCAAGAGTCTACTCTTTTAGATCTTCAGAGGTTAGTAGGGGATATAGCTAGGCAGTTGAGAGAGTCCCCCTCTAGTCAGTTTTCAGGTACACTCACCCGGTTAACCATTCTGTGA